A window of the Lolium perenne isolate Kyuss_39 chromosome 7, Kyuss_2.0, whole genome shotgun sequence genome harbors these coding sequences:
- the LOC127315638 gene encoding uncharacterized protein yields the protein MAAQFFEGAAIYSGGEGGDDTAPRKPRWMRPAKHPTADDSTPPRPDPETVLLDTLAYIDDEANATTASAARSDGQSEIRVTFWIAHPPRVSYFTIHCPGLKPDAFRKLPRVVATEDSLALLRVPVSPEHNLEEDRINEFFIYCAGTGNQLKQPTLRRLPNPDRRYYSDIEVGILNCRRTDDSFFLVVLHWDPLTTPVTHYIHIFDSETWKWDTKPVSLSPPESYSYRITDKVFTIGGRYGAMGWVDLWRGIFIYDVILGGNTVDYKALPSSGVLPTLKGLGETVRDMVMVNGFIKYFCMYSPGVDTTNVSEDWVAYAWRMKYPLQLDWQQDCHLKASEIMDNQKHSERRLKDMPADGGEKPTLMLRAGSPVLSLHDVDVVYIHTKPMYSDEMAWVHAVNMSTKTIHGIAEFSAERTVGFMFNCTQSLIFKPKVIKVEEDNHKNEEDSWTYVSWKKKKKNGAPAGARQGLSSQEGMHIGMSQRGHQMGTNNGRGSSTLGGRGGKRWSRPHNGMGRGGQVQEDRRYKS from the exons ATGGCGGCGCAGTTCTTCGAAGGAGCCGCGATCTACTCTGGCGGAGAGGGCGGCGACGACACCGCCCCCCGTAAGCCGCGTTGGATGCGTCCGGCCAAGCACCCCACCGCCGACGACTCCACCCCACCTCGTCCCGATCCCGAGACGGTCCTCCTCGACACCCTGGCCTACATCGACGACGAAGCAAACGCCACCACCGCCTCCGCAGCCAGGAGCGACGGGCAGAGCGAGATCCGGGTGACCTTTTGGATCGCTCATCCGCCGCGCGTCTCCTACTTCACAATCCACTGCCCTGGCCTCAAACCCGACGCGTTCCGTAAATTGCCACGGGTCGTCGCCACGGAGGACAGCCTCGCCCTCCTCCGCGTCCCAGTCTCCCCGGAGCACAACCTTGAAGAAGACCGCATTAACGAATTTTTCATCTACTGTGCCGGCACCGGCAACCAGCTGAAGCAGCCAACCCTCCGTCGGCTCCCTAACCCCGATCGCCGCTACTACTCCGACATAGAAGTTGGCATCCTCAACTGCCGCCGCACAGATGATAGCTTCTTCCTCGTCGTGCTCCACTGGGATCCCTTGACAACCCCTGTGACGCACTATATCCACATCTTCGACTCGGAGACCTGGAAATGGGACACCAAGCCCGTCAGTCTCAGTCCACCAGAAAGCTACTCCTACCGTATTACAGACAAGGTGTTCACCATCGGAGGAAGATACGGCGCGATGGGCTGGGTCGACCTCTGGCGCGGCATCTTCATCTACGATGTTATCCTGGGTGGCAACACCGTCGATTACAAAGCATTGCCATCCTCGGGGGTGCTCCCTACACTTAAAGGCTTGGGTGAGACTGTTCGAGACATGGTcatggtcaatggattcatcaagTACTTCTGTATGTACAGCCCAGGCGTCGATACCACCAACGTCAGTGAAGATTGGGTTGCTTATGCATGGAGGATGAAGTATCCTTTGCAGCTGGATTGGCAGCAGGACTGCCACTTGAAAGCTTCTGAGATCATGGACAACCAGAAGCATTCTGAACGGCGCCTGAAGGATATGCCAGCAGACGGTGGAGAGAAGCCAACCTTGATGCTCCGTGCAGGTAGTCCTGTTCTCAGCCTGCATGATGTTGATGTGGTTTACATCCACACAAAACCTATGTACAGCGATGAGATGGCTTGGGTGCATGCTGTCAACATGAGCACTAAGACTATACATGGGATTGCCGAGTTCAGTGCGGAAAGAACTGTTGGTTTCATGTTCAACTGCACTCAAAGTCTTATCTTCAAGCCAAAGGTTATCAAGGTAGAAGAAGATAACCATAAGAATGAAGAGGACTCATGGACCTATGTTtcatggaagaagaagaagaagaatggtGCTCCAGCAG GTGCACGGCAAGGGCTGTCCAGTCAAGAGGGGATGCACATTGGCATGAGCCAGAGAGGACACCAGATGGGCACAAACAATGGACGCGGCTCTAGCACTTTGGGTGGACGAGGTGGCAAGCGGTGGTCAAGGCCACATAATGGCATGGGAAGAGGAGGGCAAGTACAGGAAGATCGACGGTACAAGTCATGA